The Impatiens glandulifera chromosome 3, dImpGla2.1, whole genome shotgun sequence genome contains a region encoding:
- the LOC124932349 gene encoding guanine nucleotide-binding protein subunit beta-1-like produces MSVTDLKERHMTAVENVTSLREKLKQKRIQLLDTDVARYSLSQGKTPVTFGPTDLVCCRTLQGHTGKVYSLDWTPEKNRIVSASQDGRLIVWNALTSQKTHAIKLPCAWVMTCSFSPSGQFVACGGLDSICTVFNLNSLPDKDGNLPVSKVLSGHKGYISCCQYVPNEDTHLITSSGDQTCVLWDITTGLRTSVFGGEFQSGHTADVLSVSISGSNSRTFISGSCDATARLWDTRVASRAVSTFHGHERDINSVKFFPDGFRFGTGSDDGTCRLFDIRTGHQLQVYSQQNDKNKSRVTSIAFSMSGRLLFAGYTNGNCYVWDSLLAKVVLNLGSLQNSHDSRISCLSLSADGSALCTGSWDTNLKIWAFGDGHRQVI; encoded by the exons ATGTCGGTTACGGACCTAAAAGAGAGACATATGACTGCTGTGGAGAATGTCACTTCTCTCAGGGAAAAGTTGAAGCAGAAGCGTATTCAACTCCTCGACACCGATG TAGCGAGATATTCATTATCACAAGGTAAAACTCCGGTCACTTTCGGCCCGACGGATCTGGTCTGTTGTAGGACTTTGCAGGGACATACCGGAAAG gTCTACTCATTAGATTGGACTCCTGAAAAGAATCGGATAGTCAGTGCATCACAAGATGGAAGACTGATAGTGTGGAATGCTCTCACAAGCCAGAAAACTCATGCTATAAAGTTGCCTTGTGCATGGGTCATGACTTGTTCCTTCTCTCCATCTGGTCAGTTTGTTGCCTGTGGTGGTCTTGATAGCATATGTACTGTCTTCAACCTAAATTCACTTCCTGACAAGGATGGGAATCTCCCTGTATCAAAAGTGCTATCTGGGCATAAGGGCTACATCTCTTGTTGTCAATATGTTCCTAATGAAGATACTCATCTAATTACCAGTTCTGGTGATCAGACATGTGTTTTGTGGGATATAACCACAGGCCTCAGAACTTCTGTTTTTGGCGGTGAATTTCAATCTGGCCACACTGCTGATGTTCTTAG TGTCTCAATCAGTGGATCAAATTCAAGAACATTCATATCTGGTTCATGCGATGCAACCGCCCGATTGTGGGACACACGTGTTGCTAGTCGAGCAGTGAGTACATTCCATGGACACGAGCGAGACATCAATTCAGTGAAGTTTTTTCCCGATGGATTTAGGTTTGGAACAGGATCAGATGATGGGACTTGCAGACTCTTTGACATCCGCACTGGACACCAGCTTCAAGTCTACAGTCAACAAAACGATAAAAACAAGTCTCGTGTGACATCAATAGCATTCTCCATGTCAGGCAGGCTTCTCTTTGCTGGTTATACAAATGGAAATTGCTATGTATGGGATTCTTTATTGGCTAAG GTGGTGTTGAACCTAGGGTCTCTTCAGAACTCACATGACAGTCGGATTAGCTGTTTAAGCTTGTCAGCCGATGGAAGTGCCTTATGTACAGGAAGCTGGGACACAAATTTAAAG ATATGGGCCTTTGGGGATGGTCATAGACAAGTCATTTAG
- the LOC124930373 gene encoding proline-rich receptor-like protein kinase PERK7, translated as MEERRGLRTPKSSTITTTTTKMTTKFLILSRKLDEEVSIFDSPPPPGSSNSYPPPPTTDSSPPPPPPPPPPPPPDDQSSPPPPDNNNNNNNESPPPPKGSSKSKHSPVHKSPSSGHGGSSDDHGSSGNDAAVIAGVLIGVGIFLILMFVLICCCCRKKRKMKDHDQMKYYSQNSDGNKMGFNYSDQYQQGNNWNSSSKDMPYGIPPPPGHVSSEQWPAVPPPPPPGMGSSEVGSTGGFSSGPRMTALPPPHPTVALGFNKSTFNYDELAAATGKFARENLLGQGGFGYVYKGVLPNGKEIAVKSLKSGSGQGEREFQAEVEIISRVHHRHLVSLVGYCIAGSQRMLVYEFVANSSLEHHLYGKGVAVMDFQTRLKIALGSAKGFAYLHEDCHPRIIHRDIKAPNILLDENFEAKVADFGLAKLSNDTNTHVSTRIMGTFGYLAPEYASSGKLTDKSDVYSYGVMLLELITGKRPIDITSDNDDDTLVDWARPILSSAMEGESYDELVDPRLEGRYDPHEMMRMVACASASIRHSARRRPKMSQIVRALEGDVSLEALNEGMKHTNSSMSLSTASSEYETSEMKKLKGTGAISSQEFSSSGEQGNTGEFGHPSPTGSVQSQEMRSNVGRKQSPQGFY; from the exons ATGGAGGAGAGGAGGGGTCTCCGAACACCTAAATCCTCAACaattacaacaacaacaactaaaatGACCAcaaaatttctcattttatcGCGCAAATTAGATGAAGAAGTTTCCATATTTGATTCTCCTCCACCACCCGGTAGTTCTAACTCGTATCCACCGCCTCCGACAACCGATTCGTCTCCACCACCGCCtccaccgccgccgccgccaccGCCGCCTGATGATCAATCTTCTCCCCCGCCGccggataataataataataataataacgaGAGTCCTCCTCCACCAAAAGGGTCGTCAAAATCAAAGCATTCGCCTGTCCATAAGTCGCCGTCGTCTGGCCACGGTGGCTCGTCCGATGATCATGGATCGTCGGGTAATGATGCGGCGGTTATCGCCGGTGTTCTTATTGGAGTGGGGATCtttttgattttgatgtttGTGCTGATATGTTGCTGTTGtagaaagaaaaggaaaatgaaGGATCATGATCAGATGAAATATTACAGCCAAAATTCAGACGGCAATAAAa TGGGTTTTAACTACAGCGATCAATACCAACAAGGAAATAACTGGAACTCCTCATCAAAAGACATGCCATACGGAATCCCACCGCCGCCTGGCCACGTCAGCTCCGAGCAATGGCCGGCGGTGCCACCACCACCTCCGCCAGGAATGGGCAGCAGCGAGGTTGGTTCAACCGGTGGGTTCTCCTCCGGTCCAAGAATGACAGCCCTGCCGCCGCCTCATCCTACCGTAGCTCTTGGTTTCAACAAGAGCACGTTTAACTACGACGAGCTTGCGGCGGCGACAGGGAAATTTGCTAGGGAGAACTTACTTGGACAGGGTGGATTTGGGTATGTTTATAAAGGTGTGTTGCCTAATGGTAAAGAGATTGCGGTTAAGAGTTTGAAATCGGGAAGTGGACAAGGGGAAAGGGAGTTTCAAGCGGAAGTGGAGATTATTAGTAGGGTTCATCATCGTCATCTTGTGTCTTTGGTTGGATATTGCATTGCAGGATCTCAAAGGATGTTGGTTTATGAATTTGTTGCTAATAGTTCACTCGAACATCATCTTTATG GAAAAGGAGTTGCTGTAATGGATTTCCAGACAAGGCTAAAGATTGCTCTCGGATCGGCGAAAGGGTTTGCTTATCTTCACGAAGATT GTCATCCAAGGATTATCCATAGAGATATTAAGGCTCCTAACATTCTTCttgatgaaaattttgaagCTAAG GTGGCAGATTTTGGATTGGCTAAGCTCTCTAATGATACCAATACGCATGTATCCACACGAATTATGGGAACCTTTGG GTACTTAGCTCCAGAATATGCATCATCAGGAAAGCTAACCGATAAATCTGATGTTTACTCATATGGTGTAATGCTCTTGGAACTGATAACCGGAAAACGCCCTATTGATATAACAAGCGATAACGATGATGACACCTTAGTGGATTGG GCTAGGCCAATCCTATCAAGTGCCATGGAGGGTGAAAGCTACGATGAATTGGTGGATCCGAGACTCGAAGGAAGATACGATCCCCATGAAATGATGCGAATGGTGGCGTGTGCTTCCGCTTCAATCAGACACTCTGCTAGACGGCGACCAAAGATGAGCCAG ATTGTGCGAGCACTAGAGGGTGATGTATCATTGGAGGCATTGAATGAAGGGATGAAACATACAAACAGTTCCATGTCTTTATCAACTGCGAGCTCCGAATACGAAACATCGGAAATGAAGAAGCTAAAAGGGACTGGTGCAATTTCTAGCCAAGAATTCTCAAGCAGTGGAGAACAAGGAAATACGGGTGAGTTTGGACACCCTTCTCCTACGGGTTCTGTCCAATCTCAAGAAATGCGATCTAATGTGGGACGAAAACAAAGTCCACAAGGCTTCTATTAG